TAAATGACGAATCTACTTCGATCGTGATGGCGGAATTTTATCGCCAACTCACCAAGCCGGGAATTAGCAAAGCGGAAGCTCTTCGCAACGCGCAACTGAAGCTATTGCGAAATCCTCAATATCAAAATCCCTACTTCTGGGCACCTTTTGTGCTGGTAGGGAATTGGCAGTGACAAGGGGTTAGGGGTTAGGGGCTAGGGGTTAGGGGTTAGGGAAGAGGGAGAACGGAAGAACGGGAGAACGACATAAAGGTCGAAAATGTACATATAAATTCCCCCACTCCCCCACTCTTCGTTTTGACTTTTGACTTTTAACTTTTGACTTTTAACGGCTCATCGGCATAGCAGGTGTATCGGATGTACCGGAAGCATCGTCGCTTCCGCGTGCGAGGCTGTAACCGGTCATCGTTGCGGCCATTTCCAAATGACCTTGCACTGTGGGCAAGGTTCTAGTAGCAAAAGCTCTCAGATCCGAGTCTTGTCCCATGCGGGTTTGGCGCTGGTAAACCGCCGCAGCTTCCAAGTGATTATTAACCCCAGCTTCATTCATATATGCTTCTTGACACTCAAGAGCCCTAAAGGGAC
This Aerosakkonema funiforme FACHB-1375 DNA region includes the following protein-coding sequences:
- a CDS encoding DUF4142 domain-containing protein, encoding MNEAGVNNHLEAAAVYQRQTRMGQDSDLRAFATRTLPTVQGHLEMAATMTGYSLARGSDDASGTSDTPAMPMSR